Proteins encoded in a region of the Dehalococcoidia bacterium genome:
- the plsX gene encoding phosphate acyltransferase PlsX gives MGKKSKEKDPEKDLEKESPKEKEKKDKAKKEKKEKKSKDKVQQIATAPRIVVDAMGGDYAPREIVKGAVEAARELNAELVLVGQQEAIQNELSHYDLEGARISIHPAEDVIGMDEDPVRAIRRKPNSSIVAGMNLIKNGQADAFLSGGSTGAITAAGLLILGMKKNIKRPALAIVFESPAGPVLFLDVGANADCKPQHLVHFAQMGNIFMQKIFNVPTPRIGLLSTGEEATKGNKVARSTHATLAKGQLNFIGNVEGRGLIQGNADVVVTDGFTGNVVIKLFEGLGELLSKSAKQSSDNESIPAQTKGPILNYAPGALLLGVNGNVIKTHGRSDSIMLKQAIRVAERMVRQRILETIGT, from the coding sequence ATGGGAAAAAAGAGTAAGGAAAAAGACCCAGAAAAAGACCTGGAGAAAGAGTCGCCCAAGGAAAAGGAAAAGAAAGACAAAGCCAAGAAAGAGAAGAAAGAGAAGAAGAGCAAAGATAAGGTCCAACAAATCGCCACAGCTCCCAGGATTGTGGTTGATGCCATGGGTGGCGACTATGCCCCCCGAGAGATCGTAAAAGGGGCAGTGGAAGCAGCACGCGAACTCAATGCCGAACTTGTCCTGGTAGGCCAACAGGAGGCCATACAAAATGAGCTGTCTCACTATGATCTGGAAGGAGCCAGAATAAGCATTCATCCGGCCGAAGACGTGATCGGCATGGACGAAGATCCCGTTCGAGCGATCCGCCGGAAGCCAAACTCCTCCATTGTGGCCGGCATGAATCTGATCAAAAACGGTCAGGCCGATGCATTTCTCTCCGGCGGCAGTACCGGTGCAATCACCGCAGCCGGATTGTTGATATTGGGCATGAAAAAGAATATAAAGCGCCCGGCCTTAGCGATTGTCTTTGAATCCCCTGCCGGACCGGTCCTGTTTCTGGACGTGGGAGCCAATGCCGACTGTAAACCTCAACATCTGGTGCATTTTGCCCAGATGGGGAATATTTTCATGCAAAAAATATTCAACGTCCCCACACCTCGCATTGGTCTCCTATCCACCGGAGAGGAGGCAACCAAAGGCAATAAGGTGGCTCGCTCCACCCACGCCACTCTGGCAAAAGGGCAACTGAACTTCATCGGTAACGTGGAGGGGCGCGGCCTTATCCAAGGCAACGCTGATGTAGTGGTAACCGATGGCTTCACCGGCAATGTAGTGATAAAATTATTTGAGGGATTGGGAGAATTACTCTCCAAATCTGCAAAGCAATCCTCTGATAACGAATCTATTCCCGCGCAAACAAAAGGGCCCATCCTGAATTATGCCCCGGGAGCTCTGTTACTGGGGGTCAATGGCAATGTGATCAAAACTCACGGGCGGAGCGATTCCATCATGCTGAAGCAAGCAATTCGCGTGGCAGAGCGAATGGTAAGGCAGCGAATCCTGGAAACTATCGGAACTTAG